One Carassius gibelio isolate Cgi1373 ecotype wild population from Czech Republic chromosome A20, carGib1.2-hapl.c, whole genome shotgun sequence DNA segment encodes these proteins:
- the LOC127938676 gene encoding centrosomal protein 43 isoform X3 encodes MSATEEDTELRDLLIQNLENSGVLNKIKAELRAAVFLALEEQDKVENKTPLVNENLKKSLNTKDGRSVAGLIIDFLQVFNLDFTLAVFQPEISTLNGIDSRETLSKELGISESEVNKNTPLLLELVKRGRHKDKTSIFTEGDQRLTERAIPKELLPRQIAEARKKFDSHDKNRSGEINRDAVIGIFAHLFPQFSRNMLDSYVTEEFRAKGKETSNTVDFQDFLGMYKCFFIQCRSVVTSESSDVLYSSSKTTDDRIFLSSASKAGDRRPGETLGSQKNRGSVQVSEGSEEGLGEGKHLPTPLRRALEFGMEDEDEGDSFFDDPLPKPQKTYGCGLSLADKPYSGQKHPHWQREGSLSGRSLSQMRRGTSLNDLSAIGSDKEGDGEDMLSDSEPRREGLGSSLGKSFTADTQLQSAGGSPESSQKDHSSYKNGTSSSNDKGVKEFPAPNEKTASPLLDEDHDYDDDFNSHRSENSKSEVSINEEIEVSIEGPDISDKLDETTQDVSVSQISLGADYMEDVA; translated from the exons ATGTCTGCGACAGAGGAGGACACGGAACTCAGAGATCTACTGATCCAAAACTTGGAAAACAGCGGTGTTTTGAATAAAATTAAG GCAGAGCTACGTGCAGCTGTTTTTCTTGCCTTAGAAGAGCAGGACAAAGTTGAG AATAAAACCCCTCTTGTTAATGAAAACCTGAAAAAATCCCTCAACACAAAGGATG GTCGCTCGGTTGCGGGTCTTATCATTGACTTCCTGCAAGTCTTCAATTTAGACTTCACCCTAGCAGTGTTTCAACCTGAAATTAGTACG CTCAATGGGATTGACAGTCGTGAAACTCTGTCTAAAGAGCTTGGCATATCGGAATCGGAGGTGAATAAAAACACCCCTCTTCTTCTAGAGTTGGTGAAGAGGGGCCGTCATAAGGACAAGACCTCCATTTTCACAGAG GGAGATCAACGGTTGACTGAGAGAGCTATTCCCAAG GAATTGTTGCCCCGTCAAATTGCTGAGGCCCGCAAGAAATTTGACAGTCATGACAAG AACAGAAGTGGCGAGATCAACAGAGATGCAGTTATTGGCATTTTTGCTCATCTTTTCCCGCAGTTCAGCAG aaatatgCTGGACAGTTACGTCACTGAGGAATTTAGAGCCAAAGGCAAGGAAACAAGCAATA CTGTAGACTTTCAGGACTTCCTGGGAATGTACAAATGCTTTTTCATACAGTGTCGAAGTGTG GTTACCAGTGAGAGTAGCGATGTACTTTACTCCTCAAGTAAAACTACTGATGATAGAATCTTTCTGTCTTCTGCCAGCAAG GCAGGAGACAGAAGACCTGGTGAAACACTGGGGTCTCAGAAGAACAGAGGGTCTGTTCAAGTGTCTGAAGGGTCAGAGGAagggttaggtgaaggaaaacaCCTTCCCACCCCGCTGAGGAGAGCACTGGAGTTTGGAATGGAGGATGAGGATGAAGGAGACTCGTTCTTTGATGATCCTCTTCCTAAACCTCAAAAGACCTATGGCTG TGGTTTATCTTTGGCAGATAAGCCATATTCAGGGCAGAAACA TCCGCACTGGCAGAGGGAAGGAAGCCTGTCAGGGCGATCCTTATCCCAAATGAGGAGGGGCACTAGCCTCAATGA CCTGTCTGCTATTGGCAGCGATAAAGAGGGAGATGGAGAGGACATGCTCTCTGACTCTGAACCTAG GAGAGAAGGCTTGGGCAGCAGTTTAGGAAAATCATTCACGGCAGACACGCAGCTACAGAGTGCAGGAGGATCTCCTGAAAGCAGCCAGAAAGATCATTCATCTTACAAAAACG GTACGTCTAGTTCTAATGATAAGGGTGTAAAAGAGTTTCCCGCTCCAAATGAGAAAACTGCATCCCCTTTGCTGG ATGAAGATCATGACTATGATGATGACTTCAACAG TCATCGTTCTGAAAACTCTAAGAGTGAAGTGAGCATCAATGAAGAGATTGAGGTGTCAATAGAAGGACCTGACATAAGCGATAAG ctGGATGAAACCACTCAGGATGTGAGCGTCTCGCAGATAAGTTTGGGTGCCGACTACATGGAAGACGTTGCTTGA
- the LOC127938676 gene encoding centrosomal protein 43 isoform X5, whose protein sequence is MSATEEDTELRDLLIQNLENSGVLNKIKAELRAAVFLALEEQDKVENKTPLVNENLKKSLNTKDGRSVAGLIIDFLQVFNLDFTLAVFQPEISTLNGIDSRETLSKELGISESEVNKNTPLLLELVKRGRHKDKTSIFTEGDQRLTERAIPKELLPRQIAEARKKFDSHDKNRSGEINRDAVIGIFAHLFPQFSRNMLDSYVTEEFRAKGKETSNTVDFQDFLGMYKCFFIQCRSVVTSESSDVLYSSSKTTDDRIFLSSASKIPRYKGFVKHNSAQEEKADPKAGDRRPGETLGSQKNRGSVQVSEGSEEGLGEGKHLPTPLRRALEFGMEDEDEGDSFFDDPLPKPQKTYGCLSAIGSDKEGDGEDMLSDSEPRREGLGSSLGKSFTADTQLQSAGGSPESSQKDHSSYKNGTSSSNDKGVKEFPAPNEKTASPLLDEDHDYDDDFNSHRSENSKSEVSINEEIEVSIEGPDISDKLDETTQDVSVSQISLGADYMEDVA, encoded by the exons ATGTCTGCGACAGAGGAGGACACGGAACTCAGAGATCTACTGATCCAAAACTTGGAAAACAGCGGTGTTTTGAATAAAATTAAG GCAGAGCTACGTGCAGCTGTTTTTCTTGCCTTAGAAGAGCAGGACAAAGTTGAG AATAAAACCCCTCTTGTTAATGAAAACCTGAAAAAATCCCTCAACACAAAGGATG GTCGCTCGGTTGCGGGTCTTATCATTGACTTCCTGCAAGTCTTCAATTTAGACTTCACCCTAGCAGTGTTTCAACCTGAAATTAGTACG CTCAATGGGATTGACAGTCGTGAAACTCTGTCTAAAGAGCTTGGCATATCGGAATCGGAGGTGAATAAAAACACCCCTCTTCTTCTAGAGTTGGTGAAGAGGGGCCGTCATAAGGACAAGACCTCCATTTTCACAGAG GGAGATCAACGGTTGACTGAGAGAGCTATTCCCAAG GAATTGTTGCCCCGTCAAATTGCTGAGGCCCGCAAGAAATTTGACAGTCATGACAAG AACAGAAGTGGCGAGATCAACAGAGATGCAGTTATTGGCATTTTTGCTCATCTTTTCCCGCAGTTCAGCAG aaatatgCTGGACAGTTACGTCACTGAGGAATTTAGAGCCAAAGGCAAGGAAACAAGCAATA CTGTAGACTTTCAGGACTTCCTGGGAATGTACAAATGCTTTTTCATACAGTGTCGAAGTGTG GTTACCAGTGAGAGTAGCGATGTACTTTACTCCTCAAGTAAAACTACTGATGATAGAATCTTTCTGTCTTCTGCCAGCAAG ATACCCAGGTATAAAGGATTTGTTAAGCACAATTCAGCGCAGGAAGAAAAGGCTGACCCAAAG GCAGGAGACAGAAGACCTGGTGAAACACTGGGGTCTCAGAAGAACAGAGGGTCTGTTCAAGTGTCTGAAGGGTCAGAGGAagggttaggtgaaggaaaacaCCTTCCCACCCCGCTGAGGAGAGCACTGGAGTTTGGAATGGAGGATGAGGATGAAGGAGACTCGTTCTTTGATGATCCTCTTCCTAAACCTCAAAAGACCTATGGCTG CCTGTCTGCTATTGGCAGCGATAAAGAGGGAGATGGAGAGGACATGCTCTCTGACTCTGAACCTAG GAGAGAAGGCTTGGGCAGCAGTTTAGGAAAATCATTCACGGCAGACACGCAGCTACAGAGTGCAGGAGGATCTCCTGAAAGCAGCCAGAAAGATCATTCATCTTACAAAAACG GTACGTCTAGTTCTAATGATAAGGGTGTAAAAGAGTTTCCCGCTCCAAATGAGAAAACTGCATCCCCTTTGCTGG ATGAAGATCATGACTATGATGATGACTTCAACAG TCATCGTTCTGAAAACTCTAAGAGTGAAGTGAGCATCAATGAAGAGATTGAGGTGTCAATAGAAGGACCTGACATAAGCGATAAG ctGGATGAAACCACTCAGGATGTGAGCGTCTCGCAGATAAGTTTGGGTGCCGACTACATGGAAGACGTTGCTTGA
- the LOC127938676 gene encoding centrosomal protein 43 isoform X1 encodes MSATEEDTELRDLLIQNLENSGVLNKIKAELRAAVFLALEEQDKVENKTPLVNENLKKSLNTKDGRSVAGLIIDFLQVFNLDFTLAVFQPEISTLNGIDSRETLSKELGISESEVNKNTPLLLELVKRGRHKDKTSIFTEGDQRLTERAIPKELLPRQIAEARKKFDSHDKNRSGEINRDAVIGIFAHLFPQFSRNMLDSYVTEEFRAKGKETSNTVDFQDFLGMYKCFFIQCRSVVTSESSDVLYSSSKTTDDRIFLSSASKIPRYKGFVKHNSAQEEKADPKAGDRRPGETLGSQKNRGSVQVSEGSEEGLGEGKHLPTPLRRALEFGMEDEDEGDSFFDDPLPKPQKTYGCGLSLADKPYSGQKHPHWQREGSLSGRSLSQMRRGTSLNDLSAIGSDKEGDGEDMLSDSEPRREGLGSSLGKSFTADTQLQSAGGSPESSQKDHSSYKNGTSSSNDKGVKEFPAPNEKTASPLLDEDHDYDDDFNSHRSENSKSEVSINEEIEVSIEGPDISDKLDETTQDVSVSQISLGADYMEDVA; translated from the exons ATGTCTGCGACAGAGGAGGACACGGAACTCAGAGATCTACTGATCCAAAACTTGGAAAACAGCGGTGTTTTGAATAAAATTAAG GCAGAGCTACGTGCAGCTGTTTTTCTTGCCTTAGAAGAGCAGGACAAAGTTGAG AATAAAACCCCTCTTGTTAATGAAAACCTGAAAAAATCCCTCAACACAAAGGATG GTCGCTCGGTTGCGGGTCTTATCATTGACTTCCTGCAAGTCTTCAATTTAGACTTCACCCTAGCAGTGTTTCAACCTGAAATTAGTACG CTCAATGGGATTGACAGTCGTGAAACTCTGTCTAAAGAGCTTGGCATATCGGAATCGGAGGTGAATAAAAACACCCCTCTTCTTCTAGAGTTGGTGAAGAGGGGCCGTCATAAGGACAAGACCTCCATTTTCACAGAG GGAGATCAACGGTTGACTGAGAGAGCTATTCCCAAG GAATTGTTGCCCCGTCAAATTGCTGAGGCCCGCAAGAAATTTGACAGTCATGACAAG AACAGAAGTGGCGAGATCAACAGAGATGCAGTTATTGGCATTTTTGCTCATCTTTTCCCGCAGTTCAGCAG aaatatgCTGGACAGTTACGTCACTGAGGAATTTAGAGCCAAAGGCAAGGAAACAAGCAATA CTGTAGACTTTCAGGACTTCCTGGGAATGTACAAATGCTTTTTCATACAGTGTCGAAGTGTG GTTACCAGTGAGAGTAGCGATGTACTTTACTCCTCAAGTAAAACTACTGATGATAGAATCTTTCTGTCTTCTGCCAGCAAG ATACCCAGGTATAAAGGATTTGTTAAGCACAATTCAGCGCAGGAAGAAAAGGCTGACCCAAAG GCAGGAGACAGAAGACCTGGTGAAACACTGGGGTCTCAGAAGAACAGAGGGTCTGTTCAAGTGTCTGAAGGGTCAGAGGAagggttaggtgaaggaaaacaCCTTCCCACCCCGCTGAGGAGAGCACTGGAGTTTGGAATGGAGGATGAGGATGAAGGAGACTCGTTCTTTGATGATCCTCTTCCTAAACCTCAAAAGACCTATGGCTG TGGTTTATCTTTGGCAGATAAGCCATATTCAGGGCAGAAACA TCCGCACTGGCAGAGGGAAGGAAGCCTGTCAGGGCGATCCTTATCCCAAATGAGGAGGGGCACTAGCCTCAATGA CCTGTCTGCTATTGGCAGCGATAAAGAGGGAGATGGAGAGGACATGCTCTCTGACTCTGAACCTAG GAGAGAAGGCTTGGGCAGCAGTTTAGGAAAATCATTCACGGCAGACACGCAGCTACAGAGTGCAGGAGGATCTCCTGAAAGCAGCCAGAAAGATCATTCATCTTACAAAAACG GTACGTCTAGTTCTAATGATAAGGGTGTAAAAGAGTTTCCCGCTCCAAATGAGAAAACTGCATCCCCTTTGCTGG ATGAAGATCATGACTATGATGATGACTTCAACAG TCATCGTTCTGAAAACTCTAAGAGTGAAGTGAGCATCAATGAAGAGATTGAGGTGTCAATAGAAGGACCTGACATAAGCGATAAG ctGGATGAAACCACTCAGGATGTGAGCGTCTCGCAGATAAGTTTGGGTGCCGACTACATGGAAGACGTTGCTTGA
- the LOC127938676 gene encoding centrosomal protein 43 isoform X7 — translation MSATEEDTELRDLLIQNLENSGVLNKIKAELRAAVFLALEEQDKVENKTPLVNENLKKSLNTKDGRSVAGLIIDFLQVFNLDFTLAVFQPEISTLNGIDSRETLSKELGISESEVNKNTPLLLELVKRGRHKDKTSIFTEGDQRLTERAIPKELLPRQIAEARKKFDSHDKNRSGEINRDAVIGIFAHLFPQFSRNMLDSYVTEEFRAKGKETSNTVDFQDFLGMYKCFFIQCRSVVTSESSDVLYSSSKTTDDRIFLSSASKIPRYKGFVKHNSAQEEKADPKAGDRRPGETLGSQKNRGSVQVSEGSEEGLGEGKHLPTPLRRALEFGMEDEDEGDSFFDDPLPKPQKTYGWREGLGSSLGKSFTADTQLQSAGGSPESSQKDHSSYKNGTSSSNDKGVKEFPAPNEKTASPLLDEDHDYDDDFNSHRSENSKSEVSINEEIEVSIEGPDISDKLDETTQDVSVSQISLGADYMEDVA, via the exons ATGTCTGCGACAGAGGAGGACACGGAACTCAGAGATCTACTGATCCAAAACTTGGAAAACAGCGGTGTTTTGAATAAAATTAAG GCAGAGCTACGTGCAGCTGTTTTTCTTGCCTTAGAAGAGCAGGACAAAGTTGAG AATAAAACCCCTCTTGTTAATGAAAACCTGAAAAAATCCCTCAACACAAAGGATG GTCGCTCGGTTGCGGGTCTTATCATTGACTTCCTGCAAGTCTTCAATTTAGACTTCACCCTAGCAGTGTTTCAACCTGAAATTAGTACG CTCAATGGGATTGACAGTCGTGAAACTCTGTCTAAAGAGCTTGGCATATCGGAATCGGAGGTGAATAAAAACACCCCTCTTCTTCTAGAGTTGGTGAAGAGGGGCCGTCATAAGGACAAGACCTCCATTTTCACAGAG GGAGATCAACGGTTGACTGAGAGAGCTATTCCCAAG GAATTGTTGCCCCGTCAAATTGCTGAGGCCCGCAAGAAATTTGACAGTCATGACAAG AACAGAAGTGGCGAGATCAACAGAGATGCAGTTATTGGCATTTTTGCTCATCTTTTCCCGCAGTTCAGCAG aaatatgCTGGACAGTTACGTCACTGAGGAATTTAGAGCCAAAGGCAAGGAAACAAGCAATA CTGTAGACTTTCAGGACTTCCTGGGAATGTACAAATGCTTTTTCATACAGTGTCGAAGTGTG GTTACCAGTGAGAGTAGCGATGTACTTTACTCCTCAAGTAAAACTACTGATGATAGAATCTTTCTGTCTTCTGCCAGCAAG ATACCCAGGTATAAAGGATTTGTTAAGCACAATTCAGCGCAGGAAGAAAAGGCTGACCCAAAG GCAGGAGACAGAAGACCTGGTGAAACACTGGGGTCTCAGAAGAACAGAGGGTCTGTTCAAGTGTCTGAAGGGTCAGAGGAagggttaggtgaaggaaaacaCCTTCCCACCCCGCTGAGGAGAGCACTGGAGTTTGGAATGGAGGATGAGGATGAAGGAGACTCGTTCTTTGATGATCCTCTTCCTAAACCTCAAAAGACCTATGGCTG GAGAGAAGGCTTGGGCAGCAGTTTAGGAAAATCATTCACGGCAGACACGCAGCTACAGAGTGCAGGAGGATCTCCTGAAAGCAGCCAGAAAGATCATTCATCTTACAAAAACG GTACGTCTAGTTCTAATGATAAGGGTGTAAAAGAGTTTCCCGCTCCAAATGAGAAAACTGCATCCCCTTTGCTGG ATGAAGATCATGACTATGATGATGACTTCAACAG TCATCGTTCTGAAAACTCTAAGAGTGAAGTGAGCATCAATGAAGAGATTGAGGTGTCAATAGAAGGACCTGACATAAGCGATAAG ctGGATGAAACCACTCAGGATGTGAGCGTCTCGCAGATAAGTTTGGGTGCCGACTACATGGAAGACGTTGCTTGA
- the LOC127938676 gene encoding centrosomal protein 43 isoform X2 yields the protein MSATEEDTELRDLLIQNLENSGVLNKIKAELRAAVFLALEEQDKVENKTPLVNENLKKSLNTKDGRSVAGLIIDFLQVFNLDFTLAVFQPEISTLNGIDSRETLSKELGISESEVNKNTPLLLELVKRGRHKDKTSIFTEGDQRLTERAIPKELLPRQIAEARKKFDSHDKNRSGEINRDAVIGIFAHLFPQFSRNMLDSYVTEEFRAKGKETSNTVDFQDFLGMYKCFFIQCRSVVTSESSDVLYSSSKTTDDRIFLSSASKIPRYKGFVKHNSAQEEKADPKAGDRRPGETLGSQKNRGSVQVSEGSEEGLGEGKHLPTPLRRALEFGMEDEDEGDSFFDDPLPKPQKTYGCPHWQREGSLSGRSLSQMRRGTSLNDLSAIGSDKEGDGEDMLSDSEPRREGLGSSLGKSFTADTQLQSAGGSPESSQKDHSSYKNGTSSSNDKGVKEFPAPNEKTASPLLDEDHDYDDDFNSHRSENSKSEVSINEEIEVSIEGPDISDKLDETTQDVSVSQISLGADYMEDVA from the exons ATGTCTGCGACAGAGGAGGACACGGAACTCAGAGATCTACTGATCCAAAACTTGGAAAACAGCGGTGTTTTGAATAAAATTAAG GCAGAGCTACGTGCAGCTGTTTTTCTTGCCTTAGAAGAGCAGGACAAAGTTGAG AATAAAACCCCTCTTGTTAATGAAAACCTGAAAAAATCCCTCAACACAAAGGATG GTCGCTCGGTTGCGGGTCTTATCATTGACTTCCTGCAAGTCTTCAATTTAGACTTCACCCTAGCAGTGTTTCAACCTGAAATTAGTACG CTCAATGGGATTGACAGTCGTGAAACTCTGTCTAAAGAGCTTGGCATATCGGAATCGGAGGTGAATAAAAACACCCCTCTTCTTCTAGAGTTGGTGAAGAGGGGCCGTCATAAGGACAAGACCTCCATTTTCACAGAG GGAGATCAACGGTTGACTGAGAGAGCTATTCCCAAG GAATTGTTGCCCCGTCAAATTGCTGAGGCCCGCAAGAAATTTGACAGTCATGACAAG AACAGAAGTGGCGAGATCAACAGAGATGCAGTTATTGGCATTTTTGCTCATCTTTTCCCGCAGTTCAGCAG aaatatgCTGGACAGTTACGTCACTGAGGAATTTAGAGCCAAAGGCAAGGAAACAAGCAATA CTGTAGACTTTCAGGACTTCCTGGGAATGTACAAATGCTTTTTCATACAGTGTCGAAGTGTG GTTACCAGTGAGAGTAGCGATGTACTTTACTCCTCAAGTAAAACTACTGATGATAGAATCTTTCTGTCTTCTGCCAGCAAG ATACCCAGGTATAAAGGATTTGTTAAGCACAATTCAGCGCAGGAAGAAAAGGCTGACCCAAAG GCAGGAGACAGAAGACCTGGTGAAACACTGGGGTCTCAGAAGAACAGAGGGTCTGTTCAAGTGTCTGAAGGGTCAGAGGAagggttaggtgaaggaaaacaCCTTCCCACCCCGCTGAGGAGAGCACTGGAGTTTGGAATGGAGGATGAGGATGAAGGAGACTCGTTCTTTGATGATCCTCTTCCTAAACCTCAAAAGACCTATGGCTG TCCGCACTGGCAGAGGGAAGGAAGCCTGTCAGGGCGATCCTTATCCCAAATGAGGAGGGGCACTAGCCTCAATGA CCTGTCTGCTATTGGCAGCGATAAAGAGGGAGATGGAGAGGACATGCTCTCTGACTCTGAACCTAG GAGAGAAGGCTTGGGCAGCAGTTTAGGAAAATCATTCACGGCAGACACGCAGCTACAGAGTGCAGGAGGATCTCCTGAAAGCAGCCAGAAAGATCATTCATCTTACAAAAACG GTACGTCTAGTTCTAATGATAAGGGTGTAAAAGAGTTTCCCGCTCCAAATGAGAAAACTGCATCCCCTTTGCTGG ATGAAGATCATGACTATGATGATGACTTCAACAG TCATCGTTCTGAAAACTCTAAGAGTGAAGTGAGCATCAATGAAGAGATTGAGGTGTCAATAGAAGGACCTGACATAAGCGATAAG ctGGATGAAACCACTCAGGATGTGAGCGTCTCGCAGATAAGTTTGGGTGCCGACTACATGGAAGACGTTGCTTGA
- the LOC127938676 gene encoding centrosomal protein 43 isoform X6, producing MSATEEDTELRDLLIQNLENSGVLNKIKAELRAAVFLALEEQDKVENKTPLVNENLKKSLNTKDGRSVAGLIIDFLQVFNLDFTLAVFQPEISTLNGIDSRETLSKELGISESEVNKNTPLLLELVKRGRHKDKTSIFTEGDQRLTERAIPKELLPRQIAEARKKFDSHDKNRSGEINRDAVIGIFAHLFPQFSRNMLDSYVTEEFRAKGKETSNTVDFQDFLGMYKCFFIQCRSVVTSESSDVLYSSSKTTDDRIFLSSASKAGDRRPGETLGSQKNRGSVQVSEGSEEGLGEGKHLPTPLRRALEFGMEDEDEGDSFFDDPLPKPQKTYGCGLSLADKPYSGQKHLSAIGSDKEGDGEDMLSDSEPRREGLGSSLGKSFTADTQLQSAGGSPESSQKDHSSYKNGTSSSNDKGVKEFPAPNEKTASPLLDEDHDYDDDFNSHRSENSKSEVSINEEIEVSIEGPDISDKLDETTQDVSVSQISLGADYMEDVA from the exons ATGTCTGCGACAGAGGAGGACACGGAACTCAGAGATCTACTGATCCAAAACTTGGAAAACAGCGGTGTTTTGAATAAAATTAAG GCAGAGCTACGTGCAGCTGTTTTTCTTGCCTTAGAAGAGCAGGACAAAGTTGAG AATAAAACCCCTCTTGTTAATGAAAACCTGAAAAAATCCCTCAACACAAAGGATG GTCGCTCGGTTGCGGGTCTTATCATTGACTTCCTGCAAGTCTTCAATTTAGACTTCACCCTAGCAGTGTTTCAACCTGAAATTAGTACG CTCAATGGGATTGACAGTCGTGAAACTCTGTCTAAAGAGCTTGGCATATCGGAATCGGAGGTGAATAAAAACACCCCTCTTCTTCTAGAGTTGGTGAAGAGGGGCCGTCATAAGGACAAGACCTCCATTTTCACAGAG GGAGATCAACGGTTGACTGAGAGAGCTATTCCCAAG GAATTGTTGCCCCGTCAAATTGCTGAGGCCCGCAAGAAATTTGACAGTCATGACAAG AACAGAAGTGGCGAGATCAACAGAGATGCAGTTATTGGCATTTTTGCTCATCTTTTCCCGCAGTTCAGCAG aaatatgCTGGACAGTTACGTCACTGAGGAATTTAGAGCCAAAGGCAAGGAAACAAGCAATA CTGTAGACTTTCAGGACTTCCTGGGAATGTACAAATGCTTTTTCATACAGTGTCGAAGTGTG GTTACCAGTGAGAGTAGCGATGTACTTTACTCCTCAAGTAAAACTACTGATGATAGAATCTTTCTGTCTTCTGCCAGCAAG GCAGGAGACAGAAGACCTGGTGAAACACTGGGGTCTCAGAAGAACAGAGGGTCTGTTCAAGTGTCTGAAGGGTCAGAGGAagggttaggtgaaggaaaacaCCTTCCCACCCCGCTGAGGAGAGCACTGGAGTTTGGAATGGAGGATGAGGATGAAGGAGACTCGTTCTTTGATGATCCTCTTCCTAAACCTCAAAAGACCTATGGCTG TGGTTTATCTTTGGCAGATAAGCCATATTCAGGGCAGAAACA CCTGTCTGCTATTGGCAGCGATAAAGAGGGAGATGGAGAGGACATGCTCTCTGACTCTGAACCTAG GAGAGAAGGCTTGGGCAGCAGTTTAGGAAAATCATTCACGGCAGACACGCAGCTACAGAGTGCAGGAGGATCTCCTGAAAGCAGCCAGAAAGATCATTCATCTTACAAAAACG GTACGTCTAGTTCTAATGATAAGGGTGTAAAAGAGTTTCCCGCTCCAAATGAGAAAACTGCATCCCCTTTGCTGG ATGAAGATCATGACTATGATGATGACTTCAACAG TCATCGTTCTGAAAACTCTAAGAGTGAAGTGAGCATCAATGAAGAGATTGAGGTGTCAATAGAAGGACCTGACATAAGCGATAAG ctGGATGAAACCACTCAGGATGTGAGCGTCTCGCAGATAAGTTTGGGTGCCGACTACATGGAAGACGTTGCTTGA
- the LOC127938676 gene encoding centrosomal protein 43 isoform X4, whose translation MSATEEDTELRDLLIQNLENSGVLNKIKAELRAAVFLALEEQDKVENKTPLVNENLKKSLNTKDGRSVAGLIIDFLQVFNLDFTLAVFQPEISTLNGIDSRETLSKELGISESEVNKNTPLLLELVKRGRHKDKTSIFTEGDQRLTERAIPKELLPRQIAEARKKFDSHDKNRSGEINRDAVIGIFAHLFPQFSRNMLDSYVTEEFRAKGKETSNTVDFQDFLGMYKCFFIQCRSVVTSESSDVLYSSSKTTDDRIFLSSASKIPRYKGFVKHNSAQEEKADPKAGDRRPGETLGSQKNRGSVQVSEGSEEGLGEGKHLPTPLRRALEFGMEDEDEGDSFFDDPLPKPQKTYGCGLSLADKPYSGQKHLSAIGSDKEGDGEDMLSDSEPRREGLGSSLGKSFTADTQLQSAGGSPESSQKDHSSYKNGTSSSNDKGVKEFPAPNEKTASPLLDEDHDYDDDFNSHRSENSKSEVSINEEIEVSIEGPDISDKLDETTQDVSVSQISLGADYMEDVA comes from the exons ATGTCTGCGACAGAGGAGGACACGGAACTCAGAGATCTACTGATCCAAAACTTGGAAAACAGCGGTGTTTTGAATAAAATTAAG GCAGAGCTACGTGCAGCTGTTTTTCTTGCCTTAGAAGAGCAGGACAAAGTTGAG AATAAAACCCCTCTTGTTAATGAAAACCTGAAAAAATCCCTCAACACAAAGGATG GTCGCTCGGTTGCGGGTCTTATCATTGACTTCCTGCAAGTCTTCAATTTAGACTTCACCCTAGCAGTGTTTCAACCTGAAATTAGTACG CTCAATGGGATTGACAGTCGTGAAACTCTGTCTAAAGAGCTTGGCATATCGGAATCGGAGGTGAATAAAAACACCCCTCTTCTTCTAGAGTTGGTGAAGAGGGGCCGTCATAAGGACAAGACCTCCATTTTCACAGAG GGAGATCAACGGTTGACTGAGAGAGCTATTCCCAAG GAATTGTTGCCCCGTCAAATTGCTGAGGCCCGCAAGAAATTTGACAGTCATGACAAG AACAGAAGTGGCGAGATCAACAGAGATGCAGTTATTGGCATTTTTGCTCATCTTTTCCCGCAGTTCAGCAG aaatatgCTGGACAGTTACGTCACTGAGGAATTTAGAGCCAAAGGCAAGGAAACAAGCAATA CTGTAGACTTTCAGGACTTCCTGGGAATGTACAAATGCTTTTTCATACAGTGTCGAAGTGTG GTTACCAGTGAGAGTAGCGATGTACTTTACTCCTCAAGTAAAACTACTGATGATAGAATCTTTCTGTCTTCTGCCAGCAAG ATACCCAGGTATAAAGGATTTGTTAAGCACAATTCAGCGCAGGAAGAAAAGGCTGACCCAAAG GCAGGAGACAGAAGACCTGGTGAAACACTGGGGTCTCAGAAGAACAGAGGGTCTGTTCAAGTGTCTGAAGGGTCAGAGGAagggttaggtgaaggaaaacaCCTTCCCACCCCGCTGAGGAGAGCACTGGAGTTTGGAATGGAGGATGAGGATGAAGGAGACTCGTTCTTTGATGATCCTCTTCCTAAACCTCAAAAGACCTATGGCTG TGGTTTATCTTTGGCAGATAAGCCATATTCAGGGCAGAAACA CCTGTCTGCTATTGGCAGCGATAAAGAGGGAGATGGAGAGGACATGCTCTCTGACTCTGAACCTAG GAGAGAAGGCTTGGGCAGCAGTTTAGGAAAATCATTCACGGCAGACACGCAGCTACAGAGTGCAGGAGGATCTCCTGAAAGCAGCCAGAAAGATCATTCATCTTACAAAAACG GTACGTCTAGTTCTAATGATAAGGGTGTAAAAGAGTTTCCCGCTCCAAATGAGAAAACTGCATCCCCTTTGCTGG ATGAAGATCATGACTATGATGATGACTTCAACAG TCATCGTTCTGAAAACTCTAAGAGTGAAGTGAGCATCAATGAAGAGATTGAGGTGTCAATAGAAGGACCTGACATAAGCGATAAG ctGGATGAAACCACTCAGGATGTGAGCGTCTCGCAGATAAGTTTGGGTGCCGACTACATGGAAGACGTTGCTTGA